The following is a genomic window from Streptomyces sp. cg36.
TTCGACGTGTTTTCTGGGTACGTTCAGGTGTCCTTCGCGGGCGTGGAACGCCCGTGCTGCCCGTAGGTTGAGTGCCCATTTGTCGTCGCGGGTGGCCGCATTGACGGTCCGCTCGTCGGGCTCGTCCTCGGCGGGGGGTTCGAGGCCGAGGGCGTTGTGGAGCAGGTACTGCTGGGCGGGCTGGAGGCTGTCCCATCCTGTGCGTTGCGCGGTGATCCAGCGTCCGAGGTCTTCGCCTTGGACTATGACCTGTCCGGCCGTCGTGGGCAGGGTGCCGTCGGCCTGGAGGTGGAGCTGGGTAAGGCGGAAGGCCCGTTGCCATCCGACCGGCCACACGGGGCACCAGCCAGGGTCGATGTCCTCCAGCGCTTTCCACCGCTCGGCGGTCATGGATCCGGCCAGCCACACGCTCTGCCCGTCTTCCCCGCGCGCGAGGTTGTCCAGGCACTGGCGGCCCACCGCGCGCATGTTCTTCGCCCAGGTCCCGATGGGGTGTCCGTTCCATACGGCGGTGGCGGGTGGCAGGAAGTGTCCGTGCTGCTGTGCCCAGGCGCGTGCGACGGTGATGCCTTCTTCGAAGGCGAGGTCCTGGTGGTTCCACACCATCCCCAGCGCGTCCAGCTGCTCGGTCCGGTGTTTGGAGAGTTCCCCGGCGTTGTAGTACTTGCGCTGGTCGGCCAGCCATACCCCCAGCGGGAATCCGGCATGCGGCCAGTGGTCGGGTGCCACGAAGTCGTAGGGCACCTTCAAGACCATCCCCGGGTTCTCCTGACCCCACCGGGCTGCCGCTTCGAATCCGCGCAGCCAGTACTCCTTCTCCGGCTCCAGCACCCGCAGCGACACGAACCGAGCCAGCACAGCCGGATCCCGGGGCGTGGAGAACTCCAGCAGGTTCGCCGCCCGCTCACTCACCCGCGGCCCCGCCCCCTCACCGGCCGCGCCCCCAGCACCGTCATCGAGGAGCTCCTCGTCCAGGTCCAGGTCCTCGTCGTCCTCGTGCCAATTCCCGCTGCGCACACGGGGATCGGCGAGTGCTTCGATGACCTCCGTGTCGTGCGCGCGGAGCGCTTGGAGGATCTTCGCGAGGATCCCGAACGAGTCCGAGGCCAGCATGTCGCCCGGCTCCTCACCCTCTTTCAGGAAAACCGGCACGATAAGAGAAGCAACTTTCGGATCGCCGGGATTCATGCGCAAGGCGCGGCCGACCATCTGCACGATGTCGACCATCGACCCCCGCGCATCACAAAAAGCAACGGAATCACACGCCGGAACATCAACCCCCTCACCCAGTACACGGACGGAACTCAACAACCGCAAAACAGCCGGTTCAGGCTGGCTTTTGTCATCGAATTCGATAACGTCCGAACCGAACTCCTCCAACACCGCGCGCCGCCGGCCGGGAGCATGTTCGCCATACAGCCAGT
Proteins encoded in this region:
- a CDS encoding Helicase associated domain protein, with product MPEMTLWPHQVEAVDGVLRAFQIPPGGIPVQGLRCQVIAATGSGKTLIGVAAAQKLAARRVLVLVPTRDLLLQMAGAWRAGGRGGAMVGVCRLRAEESRGVPCTTDPGELVSWLEGLDGPVTVFATYASLGQGKLEAAHAAGLEPWDLVVIDEAHRTSGDAGKPWASIHDQARIPAARRLYMTATPRIWEASDAGRDAGQLVASMDAEGSEIFGPVAYKITLSECIRRGLVAPYRVICLDIRDPGLQQALVTDSAGSDVVRGARLTALQTGVMTAAAEKRLRKVLTFHSRVEEAEAMAGGALEVASQLHEEDPGRFPSARRVWADWLYGEHAPGRRRAVLEEFGSDVIEFDDKSQPEPAVLRLLSSVRVLGEGVDVPACDSVAFCDARGSMVDIVQMVGRALRMNPGDPKVASLIVPVFLKEGEEPGDMLASDSFGILAKILQALRAHDTEVIEALADPRVRSGNWHEDDEDLDLDEELLDDGAGGAAGEGAGPRVSERAANLLEFSTPRDPAVLARFVSLRVLEPEKEYWLRGFEAAARWGQENPGMVLKVPYDFVAPDHWPHAGFPLGVWLADQRKYYNAGELSKHRTEQLDALGMVWNHQDLAFEEGITVARAWAQQHGHFLPPATAVWNGHPIGTWAKNMRAVGRQCLDNLARGEDGQSVWLAGSMTAERWKALEDIDPGWCPVWPVGWQRAFRLTQLHLQADGTLPTTAGQVIVQGEDLGRWITAQRTGWDSLQPAQQYLLHNALGLEPPAEDEPDERTVNAATRDDKWALNLRAARAFHAREGHLNVPRKHVERLKRPDTDNRPAGAQTGADGPVDVKLGMFLDNTRRRADKLTNQRRTDLDALGMRW